A single window of Nakaseomyces glabratus chromosome G, complete sequence DNA harbors:
- the NOP6 gene encoding Nop6p (CAGL0G05742g~Ortholog(s) have rRNA binding, snoRNA binding activity, role in ribosomal small subunit biogenesis and 90S preribosome, nucleolus, preribosome, large subunit precursor, preribosome, small subunit precursor localization) produces the protein MAEEGKVGEKKLSKKQLKAQQFRKSKEEKTTDAKRKIEEEEKKEEEQPKKKRKTRRGKKGKGNKNASGNRFIVFVGGLPKDITASELQVHFKSSGPDVIRLRAEKGIAFLEFDGDKDKTGIQRRMDVALLQNKTMLKDRRINVELTVGGGGNSQDRLEKLRKKNEKFEAERQERMAKFINKSTPKDKKSDSDTTTTTGIHPDRAKLLK, from the coding sequence atggcCGAAGAAGGTAAGGTAGGAGAGAAGAAACTCTCTAAGAAACAACTAAAGGCCCAACAATTCCGTAAGTCCAAGGAAGAAAAGACTACAGACGCCAAAAGGAagatagaagaagaagagaaaaaagaggaagagcaaccaaagaaaaagaggaAAACCAGAAGAGGTAAGAAAGGCAAAGGTAATAAGAATGCAAGCGGGAACAGATTCATAGTGTTTGTTGGTGGCCTCCCAAAAGATATTACTGCTTCAGAACTTCAAGTACACTTCAAGAGTAGTGGCCCTGATGTTATTAGGTTGAGAGCAGAGAAAGGTATAGCATTTTTGGAATTTGATGGTGATAAGGATAAAACTGGTATTCAAAGACGTATGGATGTTGCCTTACTTCAGAATAAGACCATGCTAAAGGATAGAAGAATCAATGTAGAGCTTactgttggtggtggtggaaATAGTCAAGACAGGCTGGAGAAACTACGTAAGAAGAATGAAAAGTTTGAAGCTgaaagacaagaaagaatGGCTAAATTCATAAATAAATCCACACCAAAAGATAAGAAATCTGACTCAGatacaacaacaactacCGGTATTCATCCTGACAGAGCTAAACTTCTCaagtaa